CGCCGGGCGGTGCAACACGCGGCCCAGGGTCTGGGCGAACTCAGCGTTGCGTACCGGATGCGGCGCGCAGGCATTATAAGGACCGCTTGCACCATTCTCATGCACAAGAAAATCAATCAGGGCTATTTGATCGTTGATGTGAATCCACGGCATCCATTGCCGACCATTGCCTATCGGCCCGCCCAGCGCCAGCTTGAAAGGCAGCAGCAAGCGCGACAAAAAGCCGCCCTCGGCTGCCAGCACCAGCCCCGTGCGCACCAGTACCACGCGTATGCCCAAGGCTTGAGCCCGCTGCGCGGTTTCTTCCCAGGCAATGCACACGTGGCTGGCAAAATCTTCGCTGACCGGCGGCGATTCCTCGGTCAGCTCGCGCTCACCGCCGTCGCCATACCAGCCCACGGCCGAGCCGGACACCAGCACCGACGGCCTTTGCCCGCGGGTTTCAAGCCAGGCTAAAAGGGTCTCGGTGAGGGAAATGCGACTGCTCCACAACACGGCCTTGCGCTTGCGCGTCCAGGGCCGGTCGGCGATGGGCGCACCGGCCAGGTTGATCACGGCATCAACCGGCTCCTGGCCAAGTTCTTCAAGTGTGGCAACACCCTTGACCTGAGCGCCGCACAACTTGGCCACTTGCTCGGGGCGCCGGCTCCATACGCTGAGACGATGACCTTGCGCCAGCCAGTGACGACAAAGCTGGCGACCGATCAAGCCGGTACCGCCGGTCAGCAAAATGTGCATGAGTTTATCCTCGCAAGGAGTTTTATCGGGAGCACTGGTCTATTTTTATATGAAGACATTTTTATCGGGTCATCGACCCGATTTAAGAGTAGGCCACACAGATCTATAAGATGCACTAAAACCTATACTAACAAATATAATTGTACAGGTATTGCCGACGGCGTAGTCTGTGCAAACAGAGATCGAGGCCATAATGACTGTACCTATCGCGATTATTGGCGCCGGCATAGCCGGGCTGGCAGCAGCAAACACACTGCACAAGGCAGGGCATGCGGTTCATCTTTTCGATAAAAGCCGTGGCAGCGGCGGGCGAATGTCCAGCAAACGCTGCGACGTCGGGGTACTGGACCTGGGGGCTCAGTATTTCACCGCGCGAGACCGGCGCTTTGTCGATGAAGTCCAGCAATGGCAGGCCAAAGGCTGGGCCATCGAGTGGGAGCCGCACCTGTACCACTATAAAAACGGCCAGCTAACCCCCTCCCCCGATGAGCAAACCCGCTGGGTCGGCAAGCCGCGTATGAGCGCCATCACCCGAGGCCTGCTGGGGCACTTACCGGTGAGTTTCTCGTGCCAGATCACTGACCTGATACACGGTGAAAAGCATTGGCACCTGCTGGACGCGGAAGGTGACGAACACGGCCCTTTCAGCCACGTGATCATTGCCACCCCGGCGCCGCAGGCCACCTCCCTGCTGGCCAGCGCGCCCAAATTGGCAAGTACCGCAGCCGGCGTAAAAATGGAGCCTGCCTGGGCAGTCGCCCTGGCCTTCGAGTCTCCGCTCGACACGCCGATGGAAGGTTGCTTCGTACAAGGCAGCCCGCTGGACTGGCTGGCCCGCAACCGCAGCAAGCCCGGGCGTGACAGCCAGCCCGACACCTGGGTTTTGCACGCGACCAGTGCATGGAGCAAACAAAACCTCGATTTGCCCAAAGAGGCGGTCATCGAACAATTGCACGGTGCTTTTGCCGAGCTGATGCACTTCCCCACCCCTGCCCCGATTTTCAGCCTCGCGCACCGCTGGCTCTATGCCCGGCCAGCCGCGGCCCATGAATGGGGAGCCCTGGCCGATGCCGACCTGGGCCTGTACGCCTGCGGTGACTGGTGCCTGTCGGGACGGGTAGAAGGAGCATGGCTAAGTGGCCAAGAGGCCGCACGCCGACTGATCGAGCACTTGGCGTGAACCGTATCAACCCCCGCAAATTGCTGCTGTCAAAATGGACAGCAGCGGTGCCGCATAACCGTGAAAAACACTTCCTGGTCACCCAGCTGTTTTGCGACGAAGAAGGCACCGTGCTCGATATCGAACTGCAAGCGGTGCTTACCCAGCGCAATCAGCGTTTGACATGGCAAAGCCTGCAGGATGCGGGCGCATGGAAAATGGGCTGGCAATAATTCCTTCAGCGCACTGAGAATACTTGTACAAGTCGATTGACTTGTACAACACAAGACCTATGATGAACTCAAGTTGTACATCACCACAAAGATGTACAAGTAATTCTTTGAGGTTTATCACATGGCCAGCACCGTCTCGTCTCACACCAAACCGAAAATCGCCATCAGCGCCTGCTTGATGGGAGCAGAAGTTCGCTTCAACGGTGGGCACAAAGAGTCGCGACTGTGCAGTCAGGCCCTCAGTGAACACTTCGATTTTGTACCCTTGTGCCCTGAAGTCGCCATCGGCCTGGGCATTCCGCGCCAGCCGATCCGGCTGATTGGCGACCCGGCTCAGCCGCAGGCGGTTGGCAGTGTCGATGCGACCCTGAACGTGACCCAGGCGCTACACGACTACGGGGTGACGACGGCCGCCGCGCTTACCGATATTTGCGGCTACATCTTTATGCAGAAGTCACCGTCCTGCGGGCTTGAGCGGGTCAAGGTGTATCAGGACGGCGGGCGCCCCGCCGAGCTGAGCGGGCGCGGAATCTACGCCCAGGCAATTTGCGCGGCACACCCTGACTTGCCCGTGGAAGAAGACGGCCGCCTAAACGACCCCGTACTGCGCGAAAACTTCCTGACCCGGGTGTATGCATACAGCGCCTGGCAGGCGTTGCTCAATGCGGGCATTACCCGCCGCTCACTGACAGAATTTCACGCCCGCTACAAATATCAGCTCATGGCCAACCACCCCGCGCAGTACAAAATCCTGGGTAATCTGCTCGGCAACCTGGGCAAGAGTGATGCATGCAAGATCGCCCCGCTGTACTTCAGCGAACTGATGAAAGCCCTCAAGCAATGTGCAACACGTCGCACCCACACCAATGTGCTGCAACACATCAGCGGGTATCTCAAACGGTCCATCAGCGCCGAAGACAAGCAAGAAATGCAGCTGCTGATTACTCAATACCTGCACGGCATTGTGCCGCTGGTGGTGCCACTGACACTGCTCAAGCATCACTTTCGCCGGCACCCGACCCCCTACATTTCAAGCCAGGTCTATCTGCAACCGCACCCTGAAAACCTCAGCCTGCGCAATGCGATCTGACCATGAATGACGACCTGACCATGTCCACCCCTCCCGATGCGGACTACAGCAAGGCGCTGGCCGAGGGCTGGCAGCCGATACGTGAGGTGGCCCGCATCACCGGCGTGAATGCCGTGACCCTGCGCGCCTGGGAGCGCCGGTATGGGCTGATCATTCCCCACCGCACGGCCAAAGGCCATCGCCTGTTCTCGGCCGAACACATCCTGCGTATCCGCCACATTCTGACGTGGCTCAACCGCGGGGTAGCCGTCAGCCAGGTCAAACCGCTGCTCGATTCCCTGCCTGCATTCCGCGAACCTGCCGGCAACGACTGGCAGGCATGGCGCCAGGCTCTGACGCTGGCGATCGCCGAGCTGTCGGAACGCAGGCTCGATGACAATTTCAACCAGCTCATGTCGATGTATCCGGCCCATACCCTGTGCGAGCAACTGTTGATTCCGCTTTTAAGCGAGCTGGAACAACGCTGGCAGGGCCAATTCGGGGCACAGATGGAGCGCGTGTTCTTCAGCTCCTGGATGCGCAGCAAACTGGGCGCCCGGATCTACCACAACAACCGCTCGCTAAAAGGGCCGCCCGTTCTGCTGATCAACCATTCAACCAAGCATTTCGAAGCG
This genomic stretch from Pseudomonas deceptionensis harbors:
- a CDS encoding DUF523 and DUF1722 domain-containing protein, with the translated sequence MASTVSSHTKPKIAISACLMGAEVRFNGGHKESRLCSQALSEHFDFVPLCPEVAIGLGIPRQPIRLIGDPAQPQAVGSVDATLNVTQALHDYGVTTAAALTDICGYIFMQKSPSCGLERVKVYQDGGRPAELSGRGIYAQAICAAHPDLPVEEDGRLNDPVLRENFLTRVYAYSAWQALLNAGITRRSLTEFHARYKYQLMANHPAQYKILGNLLGNLGKSDACKIAPLYFSELMKALKQCATRRTHTNVLQHISGYLKRSISAEDKQEMQLLITQYLHGIVPLVVPLTLLKHHFRRHPTPYISSQVYLQPHPENLSLRNAI
- a CDS encoding TIGR01777 family oxidoreductase, which produces MHILLTGGTGLIGRQLCRHWLAQGHRLSVWSRRPEQVAKLCGAQVKGVATLEELGQEPVDAVINLAGAPIADRPWTRKRKAVLWSSRISLTETLLAWLETRGQRPSVLVSGSAVGWYGDGGERELTEESPPVSEDFASHVCIAWEETAQRAQALGIRVVLVRTGLVLAAEGGFLSRLLLPFKLALGGPIGNGRQWMPWIHINDQIALIDFLVHENGASGPYNACAPHPVRNAEFAQTLGRVLHRPAFMPMPTFVLRVLLGEMSGLLLGGQRAMPEKLLAAGFTFQFTDLRAALDDVAARL
- a CDS encoding NAD(P)/FAD-dependent oxidoreductase, producing the protein MTVPIAIIGAGIAGLAAANTLHKAGHAVHLFDKSRGSGGRMSSKRCDVGVLDLGAQYFTARDRRFVDEVQQWQAKGWAIEWEPHLYHYKNGQLTPSPDEQTRWVGKPRMSAITRGLLGHLPVSFSCQITDLIHGEKHWHLLDAEGDEHGPFSHVIIATPAPQATSLLASAPKLASTAAGVKMEPAWAVALAFESPLDTPMEGCFVQGSPLDWLARNRSKPGRDSQPDTWVLHATSAWSKQNLDLPKEAVIEQLHGAFAELMHFPTPAPIFSLAHRWLYARPAAAHEWGALADADLGLYACGDWCLSGRVEGAWLSGQEAARRLIEHLA
- a CDS encoding TIGR02450 family Trp-rich protein; amino-acid sequence: MNRINPRKLLLSKWTAAVPHNREKHFLVTQLFCDEEGTVLDIELQAVLTQRNQRLTWQSLQDAGAWKMGWQ
- a CDS encoding MerR family transcriptional regulator; this encodes MNDDLTMSTPPDADYSKALAEGWQPIREVARITGVNAVTLRAWERRYGLIIPHRTAKGHRLFSAEHILRIRHILTWLNRGVAVSQVKPLLDSLPAFREPAGNDWQAWRQALTLAIAELSERRLDDNFNQLMSMYPAHTLCEQLLIPLLSELEQRWQGQFGAQMERVFFSSWMRSKLGARIYHNNRSLKGPPVLLINHSTKHFEAQLWLTAWLVSSSHYPVEVFDAPLPNGELALAVERLKSPAVVLYSSQTLNLQQLPKLLNAMDCPILIAGPTVCIHSVELAVCTTEIPGLFLAIDPLDAHQRLSQLGLF